In the genome of Phalacrocorax aristotelis chromosome 22, bGulAri2.1, whole genome shotgun sequence, one region contains:
- the HYLS1 gene encoding centriolar and ciliogenesis-associated protein HYLS1 isoform X1: MRVVRRAGLMGKTPPPPGCLNARDGWRPVTAAAGRRERPGPLGYRGEETRDPRQDPSSSVEMMEEAPGLEDEEWLVAALAPRRPRSDPYAEASFVLGAQPALPTPSEDRRGSRRLVMKRKVLRHRPDGGVEVSDESAASEPDSDAEVLSLRQKMLQLRTFAEDSISEGEIEMSSSSLDEPPSCWPHGDSPPFLLGGFGSRSSPASQYTAAAGQPKSFIPPRFEPLGRNQGKTDRVAKYFEYKREWEKFRIPGEDQRQELRWGIREQMLCKPELPGRPQHLYAPNPYIVPTEKKRAALRWEVRWDLANGLVPRKHTSS; encoded by the exons ATGAGGGTGGTGCGAAGGGCGGGCCTCATGGGGAAGACCCCGCCTCCGCCCGGCTGTTTAAACGCCCGCGACGGTTGGCGACCGGTAACAGCCGCGGCGGGAAGACGGGAACGGCCGGGCCCGCTCGGGTACCGGGGGGAGGAAACGCGAGACCCTCGTCAG GATCCATCCAGCTCGGTGGAAATGATGGAGGAGGCGCCGGGGCTGGAGGACGAGGAGTGGCTGGTGGCCGCACtggccccgcgccgcccccgctcCGATCCCTACGCCGAGGCCTCCTTCGTTCTGGGGGCGCAGCCAGCCCTCCCTACACCTTCCGAGGATCGGAGGGGAAGCAGGAGGTTggtaatgaaaaggaaggtgCTGAGGCACAGACCCGATGGAGGAGTCGAGGTCTCCGACGAGTCGGCAGCCAGCGAGCCGGACAGCGACGCCGAGGTTTTGAGCCTGAGGCAGAAAATGCTTCAGCTACGGACATTTGCAGAAGACAGCATCTCCGAGGGGGAAATTGAGATGAGCAGCAGCTCCCTCGATGAGCCCCCTTCCTGCTGGCCCCATGGGGACAGTCCCCCCTTTCTCCTCGGGGGTTTCGGGAGCCGGAGCTCTCCTGCTTCTCAGTACACTGCAGCGGCCGGACAACCCAAGTCCTTCATTCCTCCGCGCTTCGAGCCCTTGGGCCGTAACCAGGGCAAAACCGACCGAGTGgccaaatattttgaatataaaCGAGAATGGGAGAAATTCCGAATCCCAGGGGAGGATCAGCGGCAAGAACTGCGCTGGGGCATCCGGGAGCAGATGCTCTGCAAACCCGAGCTCCCTGGCAGGCCGCAGCACCTCTATGCCCCCAACCCTTACATCGTGCCCACCGAAAAAAAGAGAGCTGCCCTACGCTGGGAGGTGCGCTGGGACCTGGCCAACGGCCTCGTCCCCAGGAAACACACCTCCTCCTAG
- the VSIG10L2 gene encoding V-set and immunoglobulin domain-containing protein 10-like 2, translating to MEHGQAPAPPPWRGPWILCLLPALAGGQLLAAGEAAYEERAVTGVRGRVVELSCGSAAVSAPPAVVFWSFATPGGSGPPQVVAVGSGREAMVAASAGTLGRVTLRNGTLELRELRAAAQGRFLCQGLFPEQGRLRVGYAAVLLRVLVPVSKPFVRPTAAAAAEGAAVALMCTVREGTEPLSFSWQHREPQGGPSASPTGPGCAGAELHLTPANRSHAGWYTCTVRNEVNNRTSEPVYLDIVYGPDEPAISVEPFSPEQGGFSAGEREEVVLSCLAPSNPPSRYVWLHNGSQVHTGQTYVIVAITRTQAGTYTCLAENTHLQTRTQATIILTVYYPPAGSPSCSAVATGNLWDVTLRCRWLGGFPPARLRWVGPGPPEEEEEEGVTGTSFSVATSIQPGVATRNGSSFSCLASHPALPQGAACGTTLWVPAGGPSCAAAATKGDEYVMLRCRWEGGTPLVTLRWHNSEGRALGDPSPSATVLVLSANNGLRGQDFICMATHPLQATSAECRLRLEVPGLEVARSEVAVLEGGEARLACRQHGGSADLGATAVWYDPKEQEVTSGLAKYQLERGEAWVNLTIHDAEWPGDGGIYHCTVANAVGTASLPVRLRIDRYPAPPNVTISKLRYTRARTEVRLEWRTQGAGNLTGFVVQRRQAKKLPRRAPSPWETAAGDIEPHSRDRRLGGLDPAVVYAFRVLAVNHRTAGHPSEVQTPAEPPFEAYPAVMGAAVAGMLVATTASLLALRCIAHRRDALPRLHDLLFRMAGPRAQEPISTLEDAGTATSRKDGAAPAPGDAAAAGTAAEPPLAPLDTTEDPPVNVTITVTATP from the exons ATGGAGCACGGCCAGGCACCGGCACCACCGCCGTGGAGGGGGCCCTGGatcctctgcctgctgccagcactggcGGGGG GTCAGCTGCTGGCGGCCGGTGAGGCAGCTTATGAGGAGCGGGCGGTGACGGGGGTCCGGGGCCGAGTGGTGGAGCTGAGCTGCGGGTCAGCGGCGGTATCGGCCCCACCGGCGGTGGTTTTCTGGAGCTTCGCGACGCCGGGGGGCTCAGGGCCGCCGCAGGTCGTGGCGGTGGGCTCGGGCCGGGAGGCGATGGTGGCCGCCAGCGCAGGGACGCTGGGTCGGGTGACCCTCCGCAACGGGACGCTGGAGCTGCGGGAGCTGCGGGCGGCCGCCCAGGGCCGCTTCCTCTGCCAAGGGCTCTTCCCAGAGCAGGGCCGGCTCCGCGTTGGCTACGCCGCCGTCCTCCTGCGCGTCCTGG TGCCTGTCTCCAAGCCCTTCGTGCGGCCGACAGCAGCGGCGGCCGCAGAGGGAGCGGCGGTGGCCCTGATGTGCACCGTGCGGGAGGGGACGGAGCCGCTGAGCTTCTCCTGGCAGCACCGGGAACCCCAGGGGGGTCCCTCCGCGTCCCCCACGGGGCCGGGGTGCGCCGGGGCTGAGCTGCACCTGACGCCCGCCAACCGCAGCCACGCTGGCTGGTACACCTGCACCGTGCGCAACGAGGTCAACAACCGCACCAGTGAGCCCGTCTACCTGGACATCGTCT ATGGCCCCGATGAACCAGCCATCAGCGTGGAGCCCTTCTCCCCCGAACAGGGGGGCTTCTCGGCTGGTGAGCgggaggaggtggtgctgagctgcctggcTCCCTCCAACCCCCCCAGCCGCTACGTGTGGCTCCACAACGGCTCCCAGGTCCACACCGGCCAGACCTATGTCATCGTTGCCATCACTCGCACCCAGGCGGGCACCTACACCTGTCTGGCTGAAAACACCCACCTCCAGACCCGCACCCAGGCCACCATCATCCTCACCGTCTACT ATCCACCAGCCGGgagccccagctgctctgccGTGGCCACTGGCAACCTGTGGGACGTGACCCTGCGGTGCCGCTGGCTGGGGGGCTTCCCCCCGGCACGGTTGCGCTGGGTGGGCCCTGGGCccccggaggaggaggaggaagagggggtgACAGGGACGAGCTTTTCTGTGGCCACCAGCATCCAGCCAGGGGTGGCCACCAGGAACGGCAGCTCCTTCTCCTGCCTGGCCTCCCACCCGGCGCTGCCGCAGGGGGCTGCGTGCGGGACCACCCTGT GGGTCCCAGCTGGCGGCCCCTCCTgcgcagcagcagccaccaagGGTGACGAATACGTGATGCTGCGGTGCCGGTGGGAGGGGGGCACGCCGCTAGTCACCCTGCGCTGGCACAACAGTGAGGGCCGGGCCTTGGGGGACCCCTCGCCCTCCGCCACCGTCCTGGTGCTGAGCGCCAACAACGGCTTGCGGGGCCAAGATTTCATCTGCATGGCCACCCACCCGCTACAGGCCACCAGTGCCGAGTGCCGCCTTCGGCTGG AGGTGCCCGGACTGGAGGTGGCGAGGAGCGAGGTGGCGGTGCTAGAAGGTGGCGAGGCACGGTTGGCGTGCCGGCAGCACGGCGGCAGCGCTGATCTCGGTGCCACGGCGGTTTGGTACGATCCCAAGGAGCAGGAGGTGACATCAGGGCTGGCCAAGTACCAGTTGGAGCGGGGAGAAGCGTGGGTCAACCTGACCATCCACGATGCCGAGTGGCCGGGGGATGGTGGCATCTACCACTGCACCGTGGCCAACGCCGTGGGCACCGCCAGTCTCCCCGTCCGCCTCCGCATAGACC GGtaccccgcccccccaaacgtCACCATCAGCAAGCTGCGGTACACACGGGCGCGCACCGAGGTCCGGCTGGAGTGGCGGACGCAAGGCGCCGGCAACCTCACGGGCTTTGTGGTACAGCGGCGCCAAGCCAAGAAACTCCCCCGGCGGGCGCCCAGCCCCTGGGAAACAGCCGCCGGTGACATCGAGCCCCATTCCCGTGACCGGCGCCTTGGGGGGCTGGACCCGGCCGTGGTCTATGCTTTCCGTGTCCTGGCTGTCAACCACCGGACGGCCGGGCACCCCTCCGAGGTGCAGACACCAG CCGAGCCTCCCTTCGAGGCCTACCCGGCGGTGATGGGAGCGGCGGTGGCGGGGATGCTGGTGGCCACCACGGCATCGCTCCTGGCCCTGCGCTGTATCGCCCACCGGCGGGACGCCCTCCCAC GCCTGCATGACCTGCTCTTCCGTAT GGCTGGGCCCAGGGCCCAGGAGCCCATCAGCACACTGGAGGATGCCGGAACAGCCACGAGCAGGAAGGATGGAGCAGCACCAGCACCTGGAGACGCGGCTGCTGCCGGCACAGCAGCAG AGCCACCCTTGGCACCGCTGGACACCACCGAAGACCCACCGGTTAACGTCACCATCACGGTGACAGCAACACCCTGA
- the HYLS1 gene encoding centriolar and ciliogenesis-associated protein HYLS1 isoform X2 yields the protein MMEEAPGLEDEEWLVAALAPRRPRSDPYAEASFVLGAQPALPTPSEDRRGSRRLVMKRKVLRHRPDGGVEVSDESAASEPDSDAEVLSLRQKMLQLRTFAEDSISEGEIEMSSSSLDEPPSCWPHGDSPPFLLGGFGSRSSPASQYTAAAGQPKSFIPPRFEPLGRNQGKTDRVAKYFEYKREWEKFRIPGEDQRQELRWGIREQMLCKPELPGRPQHLYAPNPYIVPTEKKRAALRWEVRWDLANGLVPRKHTSS from the coding sequence ATGATGGAGGAGGCGCCGGGGCTGGAGGACGAGGAGTGGCTGGTGGCCGCACtggccccgcgccgcccccgctcCGATCCCTACGCCGAGGCCTCCTTCGTTCTGGGGGCGCAGCCAGCCCTCCCTACACCTTCCGAGGATCGGAGGGGAAGCAGGAGGTTggtaatgaaaaggaaggtgCTGAGGCACAGACCCGATGGAGGAGTCGAGGTCTCCGACGAGTCGGCAGCCAGCGAGCCGGACAGCGACGCCGAGGTTTTGAGCCTGAGGCAGAAAATGCTTCAGCTACGGACATTTGCAGAAGACAGCATCTCCGAGGGGGAAATTGAGATGAGCAGCAGCTCCCTCGATGAGCCCCCTTCCTGCTGGCCCCATGGGGACAGTCCCCCCTTTCTCCTCGGGGGTTTCGGGAGCCGGAGCTCTCCTGCTTCTCAGTACACTGCAGCGGCCGGACAACCCAAGTCCTTCATTCCTCCGCGCTTCGAGCCCTTGGGCCGTAACCAGGGCAAAACCGACCGAGTGgccaaatattttgaatataaaCGAGAATGGGAGAAATTCCGAATCCCAGGGGAGGATCAGCGGCAAGAACTGCGCTGGGGCATCCGGGAGCAGATGCTCTGCAAACCCGAGCTCCCTGGCAGGCCGCAGCACCTCTATGCCCCCAACCCTTACATCGTGCCCACCGAAAAAAAGAGAGCTGCCCTACGCTGGGAGGTGCGCTGGGACCTGGCCAACGGCCTCGTCCCCAGGAAACACACCTCCTCCTAG
- the PUS3 gene encoding tRNA pseudouridine(38/39) synthase: MTEGSAVTDHERLLRRVQELEEEVKRLQEKLREDKEGAGRREAPVAPGKAKKRQQRPFNFGAYGRRHVALKIAYLGWGYQGFASQENTSNTIEEKLFEALKKTRLVDDRQTSNYHRCGRTDKGVSAFGQVISLDLRSNLLEGKKLNGHEGDPGGRSEGEEELRYTHILNRVLPPDIRALAWAPVEPDFSARFSCLKRTYRYFFPCANLDVALMHVAAQRYVGTHDFRNLCKMDVANGVVNFQRTILSAGVTWVERGGETGLQDPFRLCQFEVTGQAFLYHQVRCMMAILFLIGQRMESPEIIDELLNVEKNPRKPQYSMAVEFPLVLYDCKFENLHWLYDREVQEFNVTHLQQLWASHAVKTQVLRNMLQGLDAAPVAAGESPGNGTTILWGDMKPPLCSQVSSFVEGIKARTYKPLLARPKCEGLEARIRHFVRRGRIETPQGLGLDGDRDEQPPETKRSHRSDAPGRGDAAEQLPKRVCVDAE, encoded by the exons ATGACCGAAGGGAGCGCGGTTACCGACCACGAGCGACTCCTGAGGAGGGTGCAGGAGTTGGAAGAGGAGGTGAAGCGGCTGCAGGAGAAGCTCCGAGAGGACAAGGAGGGTGCTGGGAGAAGGGAGGCTCCTGTGGCCCCTGGCAAAGCCAAGAAACGCCAGCAACGGCCGTTCAATTTTGGCGCCTACGGCCGCAGACACGTGGCGCTGAAGATCGCCTACCTGGGCTGGGGCTACCAGGGTTTTGCCAGCCAGGAAAACACCAGCAACACTATTGAAGAGAAACTGTTTGAGGCCTTGAAGAAGACACGGCTGGTAGACGACAGACAGACCTCCAACTACCACCGCTGCGGGCGGACGGACAAAGGAGTCAGCGCCTTCGGACAG GTGATTTCCCTAGATCTCCGCTCGAACCTATTGGAGGGGAAGAAGCTCAACGGCCACGAGGGCGACCCAGGAGGCAGAAGcgagggggaggaggagctcCGCTACACCCATATTCTGAACAGGGTGCTCCCGCCCGACATCCGGGCGCTGGCCTGGGCCCCCGTGGAGCCCGATTTCAGTGCCCGGTTCAGCTGCCTCAAGAGAACCTACCGATATTTCTTCCCCTGCGCCAACCTGGATGTGGCCCTCATGCACGTCGCGGCCCAGAGGTACGTGGGGACCCACGATTTCCGTAACCTGTGTAAAATGGATGTCGCCAACGGGGTGGTCAACTTCCAGAGAACAATTCTCAGCGCCGGAGTGACATGggtggagagaggaggagaaaccGGGCTGCAGGATCCCTTCCGTCTATGCCAGTTTGAGGTGACGGGACAGGCATTCCTCTATCACCAAGTCCGCTGCATGATGGCCATCCTCTTCCTCATTGGCCAGAGGATGGAGAGCCCAGAGATCATTGACGAGCTGCTGAATGTGGAGAAGAACCCCCGAAAACCGCAGTACAG CATGGCAGTTGAGTTTCCCCTTGTCCTGTATGACTGCAAGTTTGAAAACCTTCACTGGCTCTACGACCGAGAGGTGCAGGAGTTCAACGTTACCCACCTACAGCAGCTCTGGGCCAGCCACGCAGTCAAAACTCAAGTGCTGCGTAACATGTTACAGGGGTTAGATGCTGCTCCCGTGGCTGCTGGAGAAA GCCCGGGGAACGGCACGACCATCCTCTGGGGAGATATGAAGCCTCCGCTCTGCAGCCAGGTCAGCAGCTTCGTGGAAGGCATCAAAGCCCGCACCTACAAACCTTTACTGGCCCGCCCCAAGTGCGAGGGGCTGGAGGCCCGCATCCGCCACTTTGTGCGGAGGGGCCGCATCGAAACCCCGCAGGGCCTGGGGCTGGACGGGGACAGAGACGAGCAGCCCCCCGAAACCAAGAGGAGCCACCGCAGTGACGCCCCGGGGAGGGGTGATGCTGCCGAGCAGCTCCCCAAGCGGGTCTGTGTGGATGCTGAATGA
- the DDX25 gene encoding ATP-dependent RNA helicase DDX25 gives MGFNRPSKIQETALPIMLAYPPQNLIAQSQSGTGKTAAFVLAMLSRVNAAEKYPQCLCLAPTYELALQIGCVVETIGRFCADVKVMYAVRGNRVLQGAVLEGQIVIGTPGTMLDWCFKRRVIDVKKIDMFVLDEADIMIDTQGLSYQSIRIQRSLPKGCQMLLFSATFKETVRAFAMQIVSNPIVIKLREEELTLGNIRQYFFVCKSREEKYRALCNIYGSITIGQAMIFCQTRRMADWLAVEMTQDGHQVAILTAELTVAQRANVIQRFRDGKEKVLIATNVCARGIDVQQVTIVVNFSLPIDQNNEPDFETYLHRIGRAGRFGKKGIAFSMVESQNVRLVQMIEEHFQTKIKQLDPDDMDELEKLAN, from the exons ATGGGCTTCAACAGACCATCCAAAATCCAGGAGACGGCCCTGCCGATTATGCTGGCGTATCC GCCCCAAAATCTGATTGCCCAGAGCCAGTCAGGGACagggaaaacagcagcttttgtCTTGGCGATGCTGAGCAGAGTTAATGCCGCTGAGAAATACCCGCAG TGCCTCTGCTTGGCTCCCACCTACGAGCTGGCCCTGCAGATCGGGTGCGTGGTCGAGACCATCGGGCGGTTTTGCGCTGATGTCAAGGTGATGTACGCTGTCCGGGGAAACCGAG TTCTGCAGGGCGCTGTGCTGGAGGGCCAGATCGTCATCGGGACTCCGGGGACGATGCTGGACTGGTGTTTCAAACGGCGGGTCATAGACGTGAAGAAGATCGACATGTTTGTGCTGGATGAAGCCGACATCATGATCGATACCCAGGGCCTCTCCTATCAAAGCATCCGCATTCAGAG GTCTTTACCCAAGGGCTGCCAGATGCTGCTGTTCTCGGCCACCTTCAAGGAAACGGTCCGGGCGTTTGCCATGCAAATAGTCTCCAACCCCATCGTGATAAAGCTGCGGGAGGAAGAGCTCACCCTTGGCAACATCAGGCAGTACTTCTTCGTGTGCaagagcagggaggagaagtACAGAGCCCTCTGCAACATCTACGGCAGCATCACCATCGGCCAGGCTATGATCTTCTGCCAG ACCCGGAGGATGGCGGACTGGCTGGCGGTGGAGATGACGCAGGATGGGCACCAGGTTGCCATCCTGACGGCGGAGCTGACGGTAGCCCAGCGGGCCAACGTCATCCAGCGCTTCCGCGACGGGAAGGAGAAGGTCCTCATCGCCACCAATGTCTGCGCCAGAG GGATCGACGTGCAGCAGGTGACCATCGTGGTGAACTTCAGCCTCCCCATCGATCAGAACAACGAGCCGGATTTCGAGACCTACCTCCACCGCATCGGGCGAGCGGGACGCTTTGGGAAGAAGGGCATCGCCTTCAGCATGGTGGAAAGCCAGAATGTGCGGCTGGTGCAGATGATAGAGGAGCATTTCC agaCCAAGATCAAGCAGCTGGACCCAGATGACATGGACGAGCTGGAGAAGCTTGCAAACTGA
- the RPUSD4 gene encoding pseudouridylate synthase RPUSD4, mitochondrial: MAAASGGGLLRRWRRPAEGLGRAVRTVCGSGRAAGALRAEQLAERLRRSEEEKREIPKDPVQKRIRELAVLSQQLQQVHPNVLAKVLKQGTLYQNEEIVVINKPYGLPVHGGPGIKNCIADVLPILAKMLKNMKAEPLHLCHRLDKETTGVMVLAWSKEAAEKIRLLFKTRQVEKIYWAISLGDPDPTEGIVEIPMVEKEVRSHQSHYKMTLAPNYRLSPEDGKVVKIRKNRNAESAVTRYRLLASSSACSLLELQPITGVKHQIRVHLAYGLGCPILGDHKYSHWSKLAPQKLPEITLKRLKLEQSKARHLPLHLHARRLSLPLGERIDLVCKPPLFFQKTLKKLELDVAND; this comes from the exons aTGGCGGCGGCGAGCGGCGGTGGGTTGCTGCGGCGGTGGCGGAGGCCCGCCGAGGGCCTGGGCCGGGCGGTGCGCACCGTCTGCGGcagcgggcgggcggcgggggcgctgCGGGCCGAGCAGCTGGCGGAGCGGCTACGGAGGAGCGAGGAGGAGAAGCGAGAG ATCCCCAAAGACCCGGTGCAGAAACGGATTCGGGAGCTCGCTGTgctgagccagcagctgcagcaggtgcaCCCCAACGTCCTGGCCAAAGTGCTCAAGCAGGGAACCCTGTACCAGAACGAGGAGATCGTGGTGATCAACAAACCCTATGGCCTCCCAGTGCACG GTGGCCCTGGGATCAAGAATTGCATTGCTGACGTGCTGCCGATTTTGGCCAAGATGTTGAAGAACATGAAAGCCGAACCCCTCCACCTCTGCCACCGGCTGGACAAAGAGACCACGGGCGTGATGGTGCTGGCATGGAGCAAGGAGGCAGCTGAGAAGATCCGGCTTCTCTTCAAAACTCGTCAGGTGGAGAAGATCTACTG GGCCATTAGCCTGGGGGACCCAGACCCCACCGAGGGCATCGTGGAGATACCCATGGTGGAGAAGGAGGTGCGGAGCCACCAGTCACACTACAAG ATGACACTGGCCCCCAACTATCGCCTGTCTCCTGAGGATGGGAAAGTGGTGAAAATCCGCAAGAACCGCAACGCCGAAAGCGCCGTGACTCGGTACCGCCTTCTGGCTAGCTCTTCTGCCTGCTCGCTGCTGGAGCTCCAGCCCATCACGG gGGTGAAGCACCAGATCCGGGTTCACCTGGCCTACGGGTTGGGGTGCCCCATCCTGGGGGATCACAAATACTCGCACTGGAGCAAACTGGCACCCCAG AAGCTTCCTGAAATCACCTTGAAGAGGCTgaagctggagcagagcaaggCTCGCCACCTGCCCCTCCACCTCCATGCCCGCCGGCTCTCCCTGCCCCTGGGCGAGCGGATAGACCTCGTCTGCAAGCCACCCCTCTTCTTCCAAAAGACCCTGAAGAAGCTGGAGCTGGATGTCGCTAACGACTAA